One Halarcobacter ebronensis genomic window carries:
- a CDS encoding TonB-dependent siderophore receptor, with protein MKVSNFKSSISITLSALLTTSLLADEVKSKETEKLNDVTIVEKTTSDYKPVGKVEINRTNIGLEDSAKSIQVFNEDFLFDYQPQTLTDIVTMSSNTSFSGDNNGRNNVYIIRGFSGVPVLRDGFNLNNAITNTEIFNFERVEVLKGPDSLQYGEANPGGLINLVKKKPQKENHGEIQLEVKSNPSFSPKIDVGGAINSDGSLRYRLVSSYLYEEDTKDFNTDTKRVFIAPSVAYDINDHHTVTFMTEYLDETTPADYGTFVNSKGKIVGDKNLVTSSPDAEFDKTQQIIGFDITSTFDTWDSNFRYRYIDLSRDNDSIYNVSSYNETTNQILRYFATQHFDSDEHAAQFTINKEFKIANMRNRISLGVDAKRSDTETNGYFDTSIPYYLNASNPVYIPLTSLSDHPAAFEYVNTNTITKSFGGFIQDHLNITDDLIFSAGIRYDKVKSENLNRVRATFQEYNSSAYTPQFGLVYKITSQTSIYANFSKSFNPQSSTYISSDGELLDPEEGKGFEVGLKQKLFNDNFTLTSALFKIEKENVAQTDPANALYYVASGKQKSEGFEVDLAGEILPGWSLIGSYGYTKTKDVDNSNNELTGVPKHSANFFTTYDLGQIGLKNMYVGAGARFLGTRYANTSNTIKLDSTIIYNAMLGYKKDNWKVNLSLKNITDELYAETASTSRVQIGEPRSAMLTVSYSF; from the coding sequence ATGAAAGTTAGTAATTTCAAAAGTAGTATATCTATTACACTTTCTGCATTGCTTACAACTTCACTTTTAGCTGATGAAGTAAAAAGCAAAGAGACTGAAAAACTAAATGATGTCACAATTGTTGAAAAAACAACAAGTGATTATAAACCTGTAGGCAAAGTTGAAATAAACAGAACAAATATTGGTTTAGAAGATAGTGCAAAATCAATTCAAGTATTTAATGAAGATTTCTTATTTGATTATCAACCTCAAACTTTAACAGACATTGTAACAATGTCATCAAATACATCTTTTAGTGGAGATAACAATGGAAGAAACAATGTCTATATTATAAGAGGTTTTTCTGGAGTTCCTGTTTTAAGAGATGGATTTAACTTAAATAATGCAATTACAAATACAGAGATTTTCAATTTCGAAAGAGTTGAAGTTCTAAAAGGACCTGATTCTTTACAATATGGGGAAGCTAATCCTGGGGGATTAATAAATTTAGTAAAGAAAAAACCTCAAAAAGAGAATCATGGAGAGATACAACTTGAAGTAAAATCAAACCCATCATTTAGCCCAAAAATTGACGTTGGTGGAGCAATAAATAGTGATGGCTCATTAAGATATAGATTAGTATCATCATATCTTTATGAAGAGGATACAAAAGATTTTAATACAGATACAAAAAGAGTCTTTATTGCACCTTCTGTTGCTTATGATATAAATGACCATCACACTGTGACATTTATGACGGAGTATTTAGATGAAACTACTCCTGCTGATTACGGTACTTTTGTAAATAGTAAAGGGAAAATTGTTGGAGATAAAAATTTAGTTACCTCAAGTCCAGATGCCGAATTTGACAAAACTCAACAAATTATTGGGTTTGATATAACTAGTACTTTTGATACTTGGGATTCAAATTTTAGATATAGATATATTGACTTATCAAGGGATAATGACTCTATTTATAATGTAAGTAGCTATAACGAGACTACAAATCAAATTTTAAGATATTTTGCAACACAACACTTTGATTCTGATGAACATGCAGCGCAGTTTACAATCAATAAAGAGTTTAAAATTGCTAATATGAGAAATAGAATTAGTTTAGGAGTAGATGCAAAAAGATCTGACACTGAGACAAATGGTTATTTTGATACTTCAATTCCATACTATCTAAATGCAAGTAATCCTGTATATATACCACTTACTTCACTTTCAGACCATCCTGCTGCTTTTGAATATGTAAATACAAATACTATTACAAAATCTTTTGGTGGTTTTATTCAAGATCATTTGAATATTACAGATGATTTAATCTTTAGTGCAGGTATTAGATATGACAAAGTAAAATCTGAAAACCTAAATAGAGTTAGAGCTACTTTCCAAGAGTATAATAGTTCTGCTTATACTCCTCAATTTGGCTTAGTATACAAGATTACATCACAAACTTCTATTTATGCTAATTTTTCAAAATCATTTAATCCTCAATCTTCTACTTATATAAGTAGTGATGGTGAACTTTTGGATCCAGAAGAGGGAAAGGGGTTTGAAGTTGGGTTAAAACAAAAACTTTTCAATGACAATTTTACTCTTACATCAGCACTATTCAAAATTGAAAAAGAGAATGTTGCTCAAACTGATCCAGCCAATGCTTTATATTATGTTGCAAGTGGTAAACAAAAAAGTGAAGGATTTGAAGTTGATTTAGCTGGTGAAATTTTACCTGGATGGTCTTTGATTGGATCTTATGGATATACAAAAACAAAAGATGTAGATAATTCAAACAATGAACTAACTGGTGTGCCAAAACATAGTGCAAACTTTTTTACTACATATGATTTAGGACAAATTGGATTAAAAAATATGTATGTGGGAGCAGGAGCAAGATTTTTAGGAACTAGATATGCAAATACAAGTAACACTATAAAATTAGACTCTACAATTATTTATAATGCAATGCTTGGATACAAAAAAGACAATTGGAAAGTTAATCTAAGCCTTAAAAATATAACAGATGAATTGTATGCAGAAACAGCTTCTACAAGTAGAGTTCAAATTGGTGAGCCAAGAAGTGCAATGTTAACAGTTAGTTACTCATTCTAA
- a CDS encoding DUF3450 domain-containing protein yields MQLVKITLLLLFVNSLVFSNQIEKSMEVIENTNNKLVDYQKQIDVHDEKHTQLVGEYRYVNEQLKSTKKYNTQLSNIISSQKEELADIAQQIKDIEQTQKNIYPLMSDMIKSLKKLVELDIPFLMQEREERIKTLEETLDRADIKTAEKFRIILEAFKIEYDYAKNIEAYQEISDGKTFNYLRIGRVALYKQSLDSKDYFAWDNESKKWDEINDSNVQTNIRKGIKIAKKHENVAFLQLPFNKKEEF; encoded by the coding sequence ATGCAGTTAGTTAAAATAACTCTTCTTTTACTTTTTGTAAATAGTTTAGTTTTTTCAAATCAAATTGAAAAATCTATGGAAGTAATTGAAAATACGAATAATAAATTGGTTGATTATCAAAAACAGATTGATGTTCATGATGAAAAACACACACAGTTAGTTGGTGAATATCGTTATGTTAACGAACAACTCAAAAGTACAAAAAAATACAATACCCAACTCTCAAATATAATAAGTTCTCAAAAAGAGGAATTAGCAGATATTGCTCAACAAATAAAAGATATTGAGCAAACTCAAAAAAATATTTACCCTTTGATGAGTGATATGATAAAAAGTCTTAAAAAACTTGTTGAATTGGATATCCCTTTTTTAATGCAAGAGAGAGAGGAAAGAATAAAAACTCTTGAAGAGACTTTAGATAGAGCTGATATCAAAACAGCTGAAAAATTCAGAATAATCCTAGAAGCTTTTAAAATAGAGTATGACTATGCAAAAAATATAGAAGCCTATCAAGAGATTTCAGATGGTAAAACTTTTAACTACTTAAGAATAGGTAGAGTTGCTTTATATAAACAATCATTGGATTCAAAAGACTATTTTGCATGGGATAATGAGTCTAAAAAATGGGATGAGATCAATGATTCAAATGTACAAACAAATATTAGAAAAGGTATAAAAATTGCAAAAAAACATGAAAATGTTGCCTTTTTACAACTTCCATTTAATAAAAAAGAGGAGTTCTAA
- a CDS encoding response regulator transcription factor: MSKNEYKNLKILYVEDEELIRKNAVSYLNRLFNTVLEASNAIEAMQIINKERPHVVITDIKMPKLNGLDMVRKIRQSDKNTQFIVLSAFTDTKYLLDAIDLGLVKYLPKPIRHEVIYPLLMSCAKLVFDNKDNKKYFNEKCYFDMASELLIDNEKCIKLAKNEQAFLRLLCKKSPRAVSYEELQNFVWGEEYMSENAIRLLVRDLRKKLPEDTIKNISKIGYKID; encoded by the coding sequence ATGTCAAAAAATGAGTATAAAAATTTAAAAATATTATATGTTGAAGATGAAGAGTTAATTAGAAAAAATGCAGTCTCTTATTTAAATCGTTTATTCAATACTGTATTAGAGGCAAGTAATGCAATTGAGGCAATGCAGATAATAAATAAAGAGAGACCTCATGTTGTAATTACTGATATTAAAATGCCTAAATTAAATGGCTTGGATATGGTAAGAAAAATAAGACAGAGCGATAAAAATACGCAGTTTATTGTTCTTTCAGCTTTTACAGATACAAAATATCTTCTTGATGCTATTGATTTAGGACTTGTAAAATACCTTCCTAAACCTATACGCCATGAGGTAATTTATCCCCTATTAATGAGTTGTGCAAAGTTGGTTTTTGATAATAAGGATAATAAAAAATATTTTAATGAAAAGTGCTATTTTGATATGGCATCGGAGTTATTAATAGATAATGAAAAATGCATAAAACTAGCAAAAAATGAACAAGCTTTTTTAAGATTGCTTTGTAAAAAATCACCGCGAGCTGTTAGTTATGAGGAGTTACAAAATTTTGTATGGGGTGAAGAGTATATGAGTGAAAATGCAATAAGATTATTAGTTAGAGACTTAAGAAAAAAACTTCCAGAAGATACTATTAAAAATATTTCTAAGATAGGGTATAAAATAGATTAA
- a CDS encoding helix-turn-helix domain-containing protein — MNEELNIPYYKLINLVEKVINPFSRETITEQIKSEYGKGFLIWHNLGNGIATSANNYTLNKNYIISLESDVPGAVIIFNLGEDIIYRFKDGKKYELKKNRFFVGFSSDEFIVQMLLKKDFNYNTLTIGIKEELFLRLTNNFEILKEKMEEAKEKNYSILDGSEIDPDQLEMLSSFKEKIVDENLLNKLYFESKTTNLIHYTINKLQKIINTSSILDTRKIDSLERAKQIILTEYNSSLSIKEIAYKSAINECYLKKDFKSYYGMTIYEMLQKHRMEMAKKFLKENYSVKETALKVGYKHIGNFSKLFTSYFNTTPSNYKKELEN, encoded by the coding sequence ATGAATGAAGAACTAAATATCCCATACTACAAATTAATTAATTTAGTAGAAAAAGTAATAAACCCTTTTTCAAGGGAGACTATAACAGAACAAATTAAAAGTGAATATGGAAAAGGCTTTTTGATTTGGCACAATCTTGGTAATGGTATTGCTACTTCTGCAAACAACTATACTCTTAACAAAAACTACATAATATCTTTAGAATCAGATGTTCCTGGTGCAGTAATTATTTTTAATTTGGGAGAAGATATTATCTATAGATTTAAAGATGGCAAAAAGTACGAATTAAAGAAAAATAGATTCTTTGTTGGTTTCTCTTCTGATGAATTTATAGTTCAAATGTTACTAAAAAAAGATTTTAATTACAATACTTTAACTATAGGAATAAAAGAGGAACTTTTTTTAAGACTTACAAATAATTTTGAAATTCTAAAAGAGAAGATGGAAGAGGCAAAAGAGAAAAACTACTCTATTTTAGATGGAAGTGAAATTGATCCTGACCAATTGGAGATGTTAAGTAGTTTTAAAGAAAAAATAGTAGATGAAAATTTACTAAACAAACTCTACTTTGAATCAAAAACAACAAATTTAATACACTATACAATAAATAAACTACAAAAGATTATCAATACAAGTTCAATATTAGATACTAGAAAAATTGACTCTTTAGAGAGAGCAAAACAGATTATATTAACAGAATATAACAGTTCTTTATCTATAAAAGAGATTGCATATAAATCTGCAATAAATGAGTGCTATTTAAAAAAAGATTTTAAAAGCTATTATGGAATGACAATCTATGAAATGCTTCAAAAACATAGAATGGAGATGGCAAAAAAATTTTTAAAAGAGAACTATAGCGTTAAAGAGACAGCTTTAAAAGTGGGTTATAAACATATTGGTAACTTTAGTAAACTTTTCACTTCATATTTTAATACAACTCCAAGTAACTATAAAAAAGAGTTAGAAAACTAA
- a CDS encoding sensor histidine kinase, which translates to MKALFFVLFFISSLYSSNLYKKLVSALYISEDFKTYKLLTKYNYKEYDNVKLKEFSIKMVLKKDELKNETYYMSIISDFDSLIYTNVEYKRVNNIAIIKLDKNTPNTIFFNYNYEKPKRGEFRFTPLNQFEYRYLLPYEGILYGVAYGIIFCAFLYYLVIFFSTKRKCFLYYSLMQFCVLCSLIGFTYLSFRPYVTNTEQAVIDLFETSAFLLTLLFAKEVLETKKLMPKMDKLLNFFIYLNVVDLFAITIFKYSILYEYMSFSVGFIIPSIAGVIAVYKGNKQAIFYTFGWLIMSFFLFILQNYMFPFSSIYGIHIATPLESLIFSFALGLMLRDLVDEQNEKEKLLIHKSKLISMGEMINNIAHQWRQPLTHLGYINMNLQLALEDEKIDRKFVKDKICESNEQIDFMSNTINSFRDFYKPEKEKELFYISQAVQNSIDIMKPLLDIYDIKLEFIVIKDKKVRSYKNEYSQVILNLITNAKDELILKSITNPKIVIRVDLVENKSITTVCDNAGGINSKIIDKIFEPYFSTKDAGSGIGLYMSRTIISSHFKGELTVENKKLGACFSVKI; encoded by the coding sequence ATGAAAGCACTCTTTTTTGTCCTTTTTTTTATCTCTAGTTTATACTCATCAAATCTTTATAAAAAACTTGTTAGTGCTTTATATATTTCAGAAGATTTTAAAACTTATAAATTGTTAACAAAGTATAACTATAAAGAGTATGATAATGTTAAATTAAAAGAGTTCTCTATAAAAATGGTGCTAAAAAAAGATGAGCTAAAAAATGAAACGTATTATATGAGCATTATCTCTGATTTTGATTCTCTAATTTATACAAATGTTGAGTATAAAAGAGTAAATAATATTGCGATAATAAAACTTGATAAGAATACACCAAATACAATTTTTTTTAATTACAACTATGAAAAACCAAAAAGAGGTGAGTTTAGATTTACACCATTAAATCAGTTTGAATATAGATATCTTCTCCCTTATGAAGGGATATTATATGGCGTAGCGTATGGAATAATCTTTTGTGCTTTTCTTTATTATCTTGTAATCTTTTTTTCAACAAAAAGAAAATGTTTTTTATATTACTCTTTAATGCAGTTTTGTGTTCTTTGTTCTTTGATAGGTTTTACATATTTAAGCTTTAGACCTTATGTAACAAATACTGAACAAGCAGTGATAGATCTTTTTGAAACATCTGCTTTTCTATTAACACTACTTTTTGCAAAAGAGGTTTTAGAGACAAAAAAGTTAATGCCCAAAATGGACAAGTTGCTAAACTTTTTTATATATCTAAATGTTGTTGATCTTTTTGCTATAACAATATTTAAATATTCAATCTTATATGAATATATGTCATTTTCAGTTGGTTTTATTATTCCAAGTATTGCAGGAGTAATTGCAGTATACAAAGGGAATAAACAAGCTATTTTTTACACCTTTGGTTGGCTTATTATGTCATTTTTCCTTTTTATATTACAAAATTATATGTTCCCTTTTAGTAGTATATATGGTATCCATATTGCTACGCCTTTAGAGTCTTTGATTTTTAGTTTTGCCCTTGGTCTTATGTTAAGAGATTTAGTAGATGAACAAAATGAAAAAGAGAAACTTCTTATTCATAAAAGTAAATTAATCTCAATGGGTGAAATGATAAATAATATAGCCCATCAATGGAGACAACCACTAACACATCTTGGCTATATAAATATGAATTTACAACTGGCTTTAGAAGATGAAAAAATAGATAGAAAGTTTGTAAAAGATAAAATTTGTGAGTCTAATGAACAAATTGATTTTATGTCTAATACAATTAATAGTTTTAGAGATTTTTATAAACCTGAAAAAGAGAAAGAGCTTTTTTATATCTCTCAAGCTGTACAAAACTCAATTGATATTATGAAACCACTTTTAGATATTTATGATATAAAACTAGAATTTATAGTTATTAAAGATAAAAAAGTAAGGTCGTATAAAAATGAGTATTCACAAGTAATTTTGAATTTAATTACTAATGCAAAAGATGAACTAATATTAAAATCAATTACAAATCCAAAAATTGTAATTAGAGTTGATCTTGTAGAGAATAAAAGTATAACTACAGTTTGTGATAATGCCGGAGGGATTAATAGCAAAATAATAGATAAAATATTTGAACCATATTTTTCTACAAAAGATGCAGGAAGTGGAATAGGGCTTTATATGTCAAGAACAATCATAAGTTCTCATTTCAAGGGAGAACTTACGGTTGAGAATAAAAAATTGGGTGCTTGTTTTAGTGTAAAAATCTAA
- a CDS encoding TonB-dependent siderophore receptor, whose product MKFKNKKIFALSVFTALALQSGLYAQSENESTEKKSLGNVEVLATDSQEESYTVNSMSTATKLDLSLRNTPQSVSVLTAQKLEDMGVTSYQQMLRYVTGVTIDQWDERMHSTARGFTIDYYKIDGMPTYSEYNERDIDLAIFERVEIVRGANGLTTGSGNPSMSINLVRKRANSKEFTGDVSLSAGSWNSYGLTADIGSKLNESGSVRGRLVVKHESSDSYMDKYEKENNVIYGVIDADLTDTTYLSIGGSYQKLDRSGIRWGGLPAFYSDGTRTDFDRSQTVSEDWTYWNSEIKSVFADLKQNLYKDITFNASYSHDIIGSDTALLYFNGAINKADGSGIQYMDWLAETENVQDNYDVNIDVPFELGGLTQQLILGASYNLNKTTQYDGIYPDGYYTALTNYFNYNIAYPTSTASDILYITAPEQIEQKGVYLAGKFSLTNDLKLIAGARLSSWEYTSSNPSTESRKFDNEVTPYVGLVYELDDNHSVYASYTSIFQPQSSKDSSGNYLNPIEGKSYETGIKGEYFDGKLNTSLSIFRIEQDKVAKDNPSGVFVPGTTTIASIEADGVTSKGFEFDVSGKVTDNFTLDFGIANFEAKEADGTKYNTKASRTTANLFGKYTFNKFAIGAGVNYKSKYYTDTTLGRITQDAFALVNAMASYKIDKSTSLQLNVDNLFDKKYYDGIGANGMVYGTPRSAMLTLKYTF is encoded by the coding sequence ATGAAATTTAAAAATAAAAAGATATTCGCACTATCTGTTTTTACTGCTTTGGCATTACAGTCAGGATTGTATGCACAAAGTGAAAATGAGAGCACAGAAAAAAAATCATTGGGGAATGTTGAGGTTTTAGCAACAGATTCACAAGAGGAGTCATATACAGTTAATTCAATGAGCACGGCAACAAAATTGGATTTGTCATTAAGAAATACGCCCCAATCTGTAAGTGTATTAACAGCACAAAAACTTGAGGATATGGGAGTTACTTCATATCAGCAAATGCTAAGATATGTGACAGGAGTTACAATTGATCAGTGGGATGAAAGAATGCATTCAACTGCAAGAGGTTTTACAATTGATTACTACAAAATTGATGGTATGCCAACTTATAGTGAATATAATGAACGAGACATTGATTTAGCAATTTTCGAAAGAGTTGAAATAGTTAGAGGAGCAAATGGGCTAACAACTGGTTCAGGAAACCCTTCAATGAGTATTAATTTAGTTAGAAAAAGAGCAAATAGTAAAGAGTTTACAGGGGATGTTTCTTTAAGTGCTGGTTCTTGGAACTCTTATGGTTTAACTGCAGACATTGGCTCAAAATTAAATGAGAGCGGAAGTGTAAGAGGAAGATTGGTTGTAAAACATGAAAGTAGTGATTCTTACATGGATAAATATGAAAAAGAGAACAATGTTATATATGGTGTAATTGATGCAGATTTAACAGATACAACATACTTATCAATTGGAGGTTCATATCAAAAGTTAGATAGAAGTGGAATTAGATGGGGAGGTTTACCAGCTTTTTATTCTGATGGAACTAGAACAGATTTTGATAGATCACAAACAGTATCAGAAGATTGGACATATTGGAATAGTGAAATTAAATCTGTTTTTGCAGATTTAAAACAAAACTTATATAAAGATATAACTTTTAATGCTTCTTATTCTCACGATATTATTGGTAGTGATACAGCACTTTTATATTTTAATGGAGCAATTAATAAAGCTGATGGCAGTGGTATACAATATATGGATTGGCTCGCTGAAACTGAAAATGTACAAGACAACTATGATGTAAATATAGATGTTCCTTTTGAACTAGGTGGATTAACTCAACAATTGATTTTAGGTGCTTCATATAATCTAAACAAAACTACTCAGTATGATGGAATTTATCCAGATGGATATTATACAGCTTTAACAAATTATTTTAACTATAATATTGCTTATCCTACTTCGACTGCATCTGATATTCTTTATATTACGGCCCCTGAACAAATAGAACAAAAAGGGGTCTATTTAGCAGGAAAATTCTCTTTGACAAATGATTTAAAATTGATTGCTGGAGCAAGATTATCATCGTGGGAATATACAAGTTCAAATCCCTCTACAGAGAGTAGAAAATTTGACAATGAAGTAACTCCTTATGTGGGATTAGTATATGAATTAGATGATAATCATTCAGTATATGCAAGTTATACAAGTATTTTTCAACCTCAAAGTTCAAAAGATAGTAGTGGAAATTACTTAAATCCAATTGAAGGAAAATCTTATGAAACAGGGATTAAAGGTGAATATTTTGATGGAAAATTAAATACTTCATTATCAATATTTAGAATAGAACAAGATAAAGTAGCAAAAGATAATCCAAGTGGAGTTTTTGTTCCAGGGACTACAACAATTGCAAGTATTGAAGCTGATGGAGTAACAAGTAAAGGTTTTGAATTTGATGTTTCAGGAAAAGTAACTGATAATTTTACTTTAGATTTTGGAATTGCAAATTTTGAAGCAAAAGAAGCAGATGGAACAAAATATAATACAAAAGCTTCAAGAACAACTGCAAACTTATTTGGAAAATATACCTTTAACAAATTTGCAATTGGAGCAGGAGTTAATTATAAAAGTAAATACTATACTGATACTACATTAGGACGAATTACACAAGATGCATTTGCTTTAGTTAATGCAATGGCTTCATATAAAATTGATAAAAGTACATCTTTACAACTAAATGTTGATAATCTTTTTGATAAAAAATATTATGATGGAATTGGAGCTAATGGTATGGTATATGGTACACCAAGAAGTGCTATGCTAACACTTAAATATACTTTCTAA
- a CDS encoding DoxX family protein, protein MKAIEKFLASFLSEDIGKLLLRFMLGFLMLFHGLFKFQNGIEGIRRLVANSGFPEFVAYGVYVGEIIVPILLILGLYTRISSFIYAITMFFAIYLAHSSSIFELNSKTGGVVVETPLLFLLGAVVLMFIGAGKYSVDKN, encoded by the coding sequence ATGAAAGCAATAGAGAAATTTTTGGCCAGTTTTTTAAGTGAAGATATTGGAAAGTTACTACTTAGATTTATGTTAGGCTTTTTAATGTTATTTCATGGTTTATTCAAATTTCAAAATGGTATAGAGGGGATAAGAAGATTAGTAGCTAACTCAGGTTTCCCTGAATTTGTTGCTTATGGAGTATATGTGGGAGAAATTATTGTACCGATATTACTTATTTTAGGTCTTTACACAAGAATAAGTAGTTTTATTTATGCTATTACAATGTTTTTTGCAATCTATTTAGCTCATAGTTCATCTATATTTGAACTAAATTCAAAAACAGGTGGAGTAGTTGTTGAAACTCCTCTTTTATTTCTACTTGGTGCTGTTGTTCTTATGTTTATTGGAGCAGGTAAATATAGTGTTGACAAAAACTAA
- a CDS encoding PepSY-associated TM helix domain-containing protein, with translation MKKSQLFKQRLFRVHIAAGVTFSLIMYLSLFFGVFAIMLPYIKNWEKPSRHLQTVNITTVDYNSMIDEVFKDPNFPQDNALVNLPGRMNDPMVTISHRFVQPIAFNPLTGEKVEDESKKTSDLANFLNELHYGAPLNFIGRLSFGFVAVGTMVLIITGLVLIYLFNFNNQGKNQQAIFSKIHVKVFTWLFVPFFLIVLSGAVMNVGLVSSSVMSKILTKGEANAIDGVVGKVLFSQKAPIKKENEKTKMLPLSQLITKAQKINPNLTFKQVKLINWNDKTARVEIIGYNPYKPFLNGGVFNLPSVTLSAVNEELIENKKVLDNSWPVFVAETIFFLHFLFGIDIFSRVIVALMMVLCCIAIGFGVMLWLEKKAKKFDSKIPFYHWMGKLSLACMIGVIPATATLFLLQWSLPFDLEDRVLWQKGIFYNVWLFTLFWSFYRINSYKAAKEFLFISGVFFILSSLFHYIYLKTTPIALVENSMTNIFGVDFTLVIFGLILIYVAKVLPKNRENAKIFWPKKEKKVIK, from the coding sequence ATGAAAAAATCTCAACTATTTAAACAAAGACTATTTAGAGTCCATATAGCAGCAGGCGTAACCTTTTCTTTGATAATGTATCTTTCACTCTTTTTTGGAGTATTTGCAATAATGCTTCCTTATATAAAAAATTGGGAAAAACCCTCTAGACATTTACAAACAGTAAATATCACAACTGTAGATTACAACTCTATGATTGATGAAGTTTTCAAAGATCCAAACTTTCCACAAGACAATGCTTTAGTAAATCTACCTGGTAGAATGAATGACCCAATGGTAACAATTTCACATAGATTTGTTCAACCAATTGCTTTTAATCCACTTACTGGAGAAAAAGTAGAAGATGAGAGTAAAAAAACATCAGATTTAGCAAATTTTTTAAATGAGTTGCATTATGGAGCTCCACTTAATTTTATTGGAAGACTCTCTTTTGGTTTTGTTGCTGTTGGAACAATGGTTCTTATAATAACAGGTTTAGTTCTAATTTATCTATTTAATTTCAACAATCAAGGGAAAAATCAACAAGCTATTTTTTCAAAAATACATGTAAAAGTTTTTACTTGGCTCTTTGTTCCTTTTTTTCTAATAGTTCTTAGTGGAGCAGTTATGAATGTGGGATTAGTAAGCTCTTCTGTGATGTCAAAAATATTAACCAAAGGGGAAGCTAATGCCATTGATGGCGTTGTAGGCAAAGTTCTTTTTTCTCAAAAAGCACCAATAAAAAAAGAGAATGAAAAAACAAAGATGTTACCACTATCTCAACTTATAACAAAAGCTCAAAAGATAAATCCAAATTTAACATTTAAGCAAGTTAAACTTATAAATTGGAATGATAAAACAGCTAGAGTTGAAATAATAGGTTATAACCCCTATAAACCATTTTTAAATGGAGGTGTTTTCAATCTACCATCTGTTACTCTAAGTGCAGTTAATGAAGAGCTAATTGAGAACAAAAAAGTTTTAGATAATAGTTGGCCTGTTTTTGTTGCAGAAACTATATTTTTCTTACACTTTCTCTTTGGAATTGATATTTTTTCAAGAGTAATAGTTGCTTTAATGATGGTTCTATGTTGCATTGCAATAGGTTTTGGAGTTATGCTTTGGCTTGAAAAAAAAGCAAAAAAATTTGACTCAAAAATCCCTTTTTATCACTGGATGGGAAAACTCTCACTGGCTTGTATGATTGGAGTTATTCCTGCAACTGCAACACTTTTCCTCCTTCAATGGAGTTTGCCTTTTGATTTAGAAGATAGAGTTTTATGGCAAAAAGGGATCTTTTATAATGTATGGTTATTTACACTATTTTGGTCTTTTTACCGAATAAATTCATATAAAGCAGCAAAAGAGTTTCTTTTTATAAGTGGTGTTTTTTTTATATTGTCATCACTATTTCACTATATATATTTAAAAACAACTCCTATTGCTTTAGTAGAAAATAGTATGACAAATATATTTGGGGTTGATTTTACACTTGTAATTTTTGGATTAATACTTATTTATGTGGCAAAAGTATTACCAAAAAACAGAGAAAATGCCAAAATATTTTGGCCTAAAAAAGAAAAAAAGGTTATAAAATGA